One Ranitomeya imitator isolate aRanImi1 chromosome 4, aRanImi1.pri, whole genome shotgun sequence genomic window, ttcaagtctaatgtttttcttcccgtcccctcttcttctagtttaacgccctcctgatgagtgtagcgagtcttctggcgaatgtgtgtttcccaggtttgttgaggtgtagtccatctctggcgaggagtccatcgtaccagtaattcacaccgtggtccaggaatccgaatccttgttgtctgcaccatcgtcttagccagttgtttgcatcaaggatcctgttccatctcctggtgccatgcccgtctactggaaggatagaagaaaaaactacctgtgcatccagttcctttactttcttccccaactcttcaaagtccttgcagattgtcggaagTGACGGATGTCCATCCTGGGGTATTGGGACAAGGACGGCAGAATCCGATGGGTGTTGTGTGACTTGCCCGTCCCGGTACCCTAGGGGTGGTAGTGCGGTGTAGCAGCGGCACAGAACGATCTATGGCCGTGTGACCAGGGTAGTCTATGTCTTATAAGTAGCTGACGTCCTTCTTCCTCCTCCGCAGGCTTCGTAATGATCAGGGGCGTTCCCCGCCATATGTTTGGATTGGTGCAGAGTAAGCTGTTCCCCTTCTATGGGCACATTGTCCTGGGCTTCTCCTTCCTGAACCTGGCCATTTATGCCGCTTATCACCCACGGGAGCTGCTCTCCACCACTGAGAGTGTGCAGGTGAGTGACCCCAAATCTGAGCCCCCCAGGTATCACGCACCCTAATAGCTCTGGTTGTGTTATATGGGACAGGAGACACTCCCTGTCTATGTATGCTCATCCCTGTCTACGTATGCTCATCCCTGTCTACGTATGCTCATCTCTGTATGTTTTGCAGATCGGTCTCTTCTTCGTCTCCCTCATTCTATCCGCACTCAACGCTCGATGGTTCTTCCCGGCCTCTACTAATGTCATGTTTAAGATGCAGGCCGTAGAGCGCGAGCATGGCCTGGGAGCGGAGATCGGGCTGAGCGCCAACGTCGAAGGGTACAAGCGCCTGCGGGAGAAGGACCCCAAATACCAAGCCCTGCGCAAATCCTTTGTGCGTTACCATGGTATCTCCTCTCTCTGCAACTTGGTGACGTTGCTCTGTAATGGCGCAAGCTTGGTATTCACTGCCCTGCTACTGCCCTCAATATAAAGAGTCGGCAGTGGGGACCACGGACCGCAAACCTGCCAAGCAACGCTGATATTGCACTTTCAAAATTCCTGATCATTTCTTGTTAATTGATGTGAATTTTCTGCTTGTAAATTTTTAATGGATAAAATGTTGGATTTTTAAGAAACACGAAAATTTGTCAATGTGTACAGGAATGTAACGAataaaatactgccccctatgtacaagaatataactactataatactgccccctatgtacaagaatataactactataatactgcccctatgtacaagaatataactactataatactgcccctatgtacaagaatataactactgtaatactgccccctatgtacaagaatataactactataatactgctcctatgtacaagaatataactactataatactgcccctatgtacaagaatataactactgtaatactgccccctatgtacaagaatataactactataatactgccccctatgtacaagaatataactactataatactgcccctatgtacaagaatataactactgtaatactgccccctatgtacaagaatataactactataatactgctcctatgtacaagaatataactactataatactgcccctatgtacaagaatataactactgtaatactgccccctatgtacaagaatataactactgtaatactgctcctatgtacaagaatataactactataatactgctcctatgtacaagaatataactactataatactgctcatatgtacaagaatataactactataatactgccccctatgtacaagaatataactactataatactgctcctatgtacaagaatataactactataatactgctcctatgtacaagaatataactactataatactgcccccctatgtacaagaatataactactataatactgcccatatgtacaagaatataactactataatactgctcatatgtacaagaatataactactataatactgctcctatgtacaagaatataactactataatactgctcatatgtacgggATTCAGTAATAAGCTAATATCTGCATACTACACTCAATAGGTCTAGAATTAAATATCCGATGGGTTGAATATTGATGCACCGGACCTTACGTTCCTTCATAGAGGTGTGCCGCGTGTGCTCGGTAGACGGTTGACATCTTCTGAAGTAATACACTGTACATATTCGTGTGGACAGTACCGTCTGGGCTCACAGCTTTATAGCGGTATGACTCCAGTATAGTTGCTGTCCTGGGACGTCCCTGCACCCCGCTCGGCGCATCATGAACTCTGTGCTCATCCCAGCTATTATTATAATGAGCAGCTTTATGGTTTATATGGGGTTAGTGCTGGTCTACATAGTGGGACAGCACCCCAATGTTTACACTGTGTCTGGTCACACAGTGGTTTGCCATGATGAAGGCACTAGGTggcgctaatatatgtatttttATGGCCACCTCCAGTTACATTAGGCCATTGAGGACACAGCGAGAGATTTCCACATCCAAACGTGTTGCAAATCAGATAAATATTTGTACTTACTGATAATATATACTTATTCTTACATATTTTCTGATAGAATGCCACTCAACACATAACAAACATGTATACATTCCTGCAATCTTGTATCGAGTCCATAGCATTTGGTAAAAAAAGGGCGGCATTAAACTGTAtcgatcagtaaaaaaaaaagtgtttacccGTAGACCAGAgaagtcaaactcaaatacacagagggacaaaattaaaaacttggacaaagtcatGGACCAACCTtgtcatttattaaaaaaaagtctacaattgaaGTTTTTCTTTATCATTTTTTAATAATGGTCCCCCTTATAGtcgtccatacagaataatggccccca contains:
- the TMEM205 gene encoding transmembrane protein 205 — encoded protein: MVAEGDPGSLVKVAHVLLLAASWGMQCWVTFVAGFVMIRGVPRHMFGLVQSKLFPFYGHIVLGFSFLNLAIYAAYHPRELLSTTESVQIGLFFVSLILSALNARWFFPASTNVMFKMQAVEREHGLGAEIGLSANVEGYKRLREKDPKYQALRKSFVRYHGISSLCNLVTLLCNGASLVFTALLLPSI